The following DNA comes from Papaver somniferum cultivar HN1 chromosome 4, ASM357369v1, whole genome shotgun sequence.
gtagactaaagggctggaaCTTAATGGACAGTTGTGATATGTCCtcacaaagctggtatgggtgtttgtttcgatcaaaattgGCTGGGAAATCCGTgacaagaaaacagggcagcccgtgcatgagaagaataattcacgagtttttgatgatttatgcgtgttctgctcgtgtatgatgactctagcaacactctggaccgtgtagaaagaaaataaggaatgttggacagctgcagatgctcggatgaagaaaaatatccggaaaatattttctttaactgccgagtttaatgaagaatattgagaattttggcgtaattaaatggggctaaggagtataaatatgctgaggggatcatagagaatggGGGCGGAGAGAtggggagaagtttagagcaccacagagtcaaaaaaatcgaacttgcagagagaccacctgctgctgctgctaccattgaagaacacgaagaacggacctgcaccagcagtcgtttttctacaataATAACGACTCAAACCTGTGGGTcatacatcaggcagacttatttgctacaacgtttGTGACAccgctgcagcagtcttattttgccactgagggtcgtagttctctgctttgtaacaaatataattgttacaaacccggttttatcgtatttctcatattctcatcatttgtaaaccatttttgagcatcaatgaaattctttgagaggttttccaacatgatgagcggataattctctcgtaaccaaggaaatggatgaagctattcacacatgaacaatgggtaactatttcattttttctagtgtttaattataattcactcaatcactgcttttgcagagttcttaaaagtttacataattttcttcattagttgtgattcaattagataggttatgctttggttagataatctatgcttaagggatacaattaatttttgagaatatgtttgattatttgtggattaagaaataaaggattaaaaggataattaaagttatgaaatatttgacatcattcatgtgtaatagtggattctagtgtcttggttattttccaatcacttggaatcaattttgagttaagttttctatattttaagttctattaagtatagaattcattgccttcacaagcctcaacgaactctttactacaacatatttgagataacatcaatttttggcgccgctgccggggatttgtgcttaggtagaatttttaggttttttttattttatttgttctttttacgtttctttgggtgtgtctttatattacaggtttgaagttggacactaaagacttggaatcaaagcttaaagccaaagagaaggaaaaagacaaagaaaaaaaaaaagaaaaagagcgaaagaaaaattaaaaaaaaaaagagattttttttttttttttagagaccttctattttttgtaattattattttttttcttttcttttgcactttatttggactttggacttgacaattattttttttttttaaaccctaagaaagggtacattaaatataaaactgtttgcagggaaggacggcgattacaatatcgtctcggcccctcgggttcgcacatgatataggagtcgtggcccgagtctacTTCAGCGaatctgcgcccgtctggtacgggaggtaagcttttgaaacacccgcgaatcccctgtcatcgggtttattgtatgccttaaggtgaatatatgctgatgatttgaatacggttgttttaatttcctagtaaagggcaaggcctggccaaattaagataaggactcggatttcatcaccgtttccttcttgcccgctttaggaaaacgaaaccaaatgcgaacctaagtttcaaatttggaatagaacgagacctatagggtaacgagcttagtaggaaagtcattcgaaaaatattggttactcttttagcatacttcgaagttcatgatagtctctgtgagttgaatgcgtgactgcgccgccttgtgatagcggtgaggccttgggtatcaaagatccactgagcttccctcgcctcaattcagcttactttgactcgggttgactccagaggggtttgcttaaattgtaacgaattccctttcgaaggattaaaagatggtctagaaacaatctaagtggagccatcatgctttttgtttgctagaattcagtaggtttgttgtggtggagtcagccttgtttgtgtttgcatagaacttcccttcccttttaggtcttttctttttagttttgttttttctagtgtatgaccaaggtagaacgggcttggaaaagaaacactctaggtcgtctgattagtgataaacctagtagttcttcttgtgaaggcggggagctcgaagactcttctttagagagccccgtttttggaaacttcagttttgagaatctgcttctttgtgaagaaagtactcctagtcctttggtagtgccataaatggcaactttaaaagctttattgaacccaactaggacctctcgtccgtcttgtatcaagttagctgaaaccgaggtaaattatgaactcaaacctgagactttacagatgctcccaacctttttaggaaaagagaataagaacccctattttcatgttagggaattgaggaagtatgtagtactctgaaaattaaaaaccttagtgatgatgcgctgaaacttagcttattccccttttccttaaaagataaagccaaatcttggctgtatagtttggattctgagtcaattgaaacctatgaacaacttacatctgcctttatacataagtttttcccaaggcacaaaacatcgtctattaggacacaaatttgtacttttgctcaacaagagggagaatatttatataggtatttagaaaggttcaatgacttaatttctcaatgtcctcatcatggtttagagaagtttaggttagttcagatcctctacgagggtttagactattcaacaacgaccatgattgagtccttatgcacaggtgggtttgagaataaaactgttgatgaggcgatgacattttttaatgacatcgccaataagacccaacaatgggaaaataatagggaaccccagaaaacaattcttctaagtagaggaaatgtcaatagggtagaaggatcctatgagtcagatgctaaaatagcatccatagccaaaaggttagaagcgttggaattaggtcattctagtggtactagtggtagaatagagcctttttgggaagaccatactgttgaagagcaagcaaattctctttataacaacactagatttgataaccgtcagaagtttgagccttattcagaaacctataaccctggctggagaaaccatcccaacctttcttggtctaagggccagaatcaaggtcagtctagtaactctcaagctcccccaggttttggctatcctaagaatccttcagccccggcacagtttcagaacccttaggataagaagattatgagtttagaagagtctcttgctttgttaactcgtaacactatgcagtttcagcaatctgttgctcaaggtatagaagaaaataagagaataggtcaggctaactctcaatGGCCGAGAAATAacataaaaattgaatttctataaaataaaataaaaacataaatattgaaTTTATAAGAAAATTTGTAGAGAATTCTCTTAAAGATAATTcatgtataattaataaaatatgcaCAATCTTGGAATGGATGTAAAAGTAACAAGATAACGAGTAAATTGTACACGATAAGAGAAAATATGTAATTTTGGAAATAAGACATCAAAATGTTTGTTATCGAGAAAAACTgtaaagtagaaaaatcttgagatGTCGTCCAGTTTGAGGACATTATTCGAGAGATATAAGTGTATGTTGTTCGGATTCTTTGGTTCCTCAAATTCTTACTATTTCACTGGAATATGCTTGAGATTAAACTATGTTGGAAGATATTATGAGATTGACTTGTGTTGATATTAATTCCTCGAATTCTTTTTTCCTATTTCATTAGAATATGCTGAGGGATCGACTATTTTAATAAAATCATTtgaattgtttttattttatcaaaatatgCACTGGGATTGATCTATGACGATATagatttcattaattcttttgatacCATGGATATGTGACGAGATGAGATATACCTAAGTCGATATATGATTTACACAAGGCAGTTCTAAGAAACAATTATCCAAAGGAGCTAGAACTTGTTTGATATGTCGGAACTCTAAATCTACCAATGAACTACTAAAATTGCTTCCATCCACACATGGGTTTGTTTGCAGAACTCACCGTTTCCAGAAATTTATAATCCAATGGGATTACAAATTTTGAGAATCATGTAAATTccttgtgtgtttggtaactcaataTAAACTCctaggatttatagagtttttTTGTACTTGGTAACTCAATACGTCTTTGTACTGTTTGGCATTACACTCAAATCTTAAAATAGCATATATATGAGATTTAGAGTTTTTTAAAAAAGGTATGTTAATCCCTTGATAGGTTTCCCATCAAATcttatggaggatttgctggaaaactgaatCCCGTAGGAAACATGATTCCAAGAATTCGGGCAACTAAACATACAGATGGAAACGTAATTCTAGCAAATCCCCTGGACCCATGAgttccacctttaaaattctacatccaaacccaccatcaATCTTGTAATTTGATATGTTTTGCCTAATTCACATGAAcatcaaaaataaaccaaaaaacaactaaaattaatcacctcaaaattcaataaaaaacaatacaaattcaattatttttaaccatattcacatacaaACAAATCATCTCTTCTATATATATAACACACATAATATACGTAACTACCAATTTTTACGGTACCCAAaaattttaaatctattcaaccCACAAATTAGGTCTTGTATAACTATTTTAAAATTTCTTTTAACCAAATTTACGTAAGTAGCAAATATGatttttttcacatacatattagtctctaaaaacataaaacacacatacccaatttcatattcatatttgttcgttaaaacccaattttatataaactaattttaacaaataaaaccctaaacaaattatacaacaatatagataaaacaaaagagattaagaaaaaaaatacctcttttgtaacccggattcatcaagtatctcgttttttttttcttttccttctcgttACTGTGATGTGTTGGTTTAGAAgttgtgtttgtgggcggtagaaacaaagaggaggtagaaaagaaaagaagacgacggagaagattagggtaaaggcCAACAGAACAcgtgggctatacgtggtggttTCTCTTCGCCTGGGCTTTAATGTCACACGTGCTCAATACGTGTGTTAATACAAGTCaaacactatacgtacgcctgtATGAGGCGTTGATTCAGTCATTCTCCTGAGTGAAACAAAatgttgattatacgtacgcctgaatgaggcgttgatttacccgttcgccacaccaggcgtagattatacctacgtcccttctccgagcgtgaactatatgtacgccccacaaccagcgtattctttaccaacgccccacaaccagcgtaAACTATATCTACGCCTCTTCGGGACGAACATTATACGcacgctccacatgcaagcgtagattatacatccgctcgactaaatatactccacttcCTTAACGTGACActccagactaaactcaaatttgatcgttcgttttggtctttgatctttggttatgatcgtaccactgtggacgctcttaggaaAGGCAAGTTTTACAGTGAGCCATTAGAGGTTAACATTTTCCTTATCAAGGCTGATCTCCAATATTTATTTGGATATGCTAGCATGTTGGTTAATATCCTCTATTGCATATCCCTGGATGGCTGGAAAGATGCTTTATGCTTCTGCTGGCCCATGCTATATATAATAGAGGTGTGTCATAATATTGCTTTCCTATAGTGGTTGAGATACCGATCTTTGCATACAGTTTTTTCCGGCGCGTACAAGCTACATACGCCCTTTGATTTTGAACCTAGTATTACTGAAATTTCCTACGAGAAGTTGCTCATATCCCAAGCAGCAGGAAATACACAAAGCatatttgaacttggaaaatactGTCATTTATAAAATCCTTCCCCATGAGACCCTAGTTGAAACATTAGTACTATTATTTCATACGTACACGTTCTCGGTATTATCCACTCCGAAATTTGTAGCTGGCCCAAGCACAACATAGTAGTAGGCCGGCATAATGCGCGGGTCAACTATATATGAGATCAAGTATCACCACCCCCTTGGTCATCTTCTCTTTTTAGATTTGGATTTTTGAGATTGAGAACTAAAAATATAAATTAGGTGTATAATAATGCAATTAAAGAAAGTTGCAATGGAAACCGCAAGTAAAGGTTTTACCTGAAATGTAACATGATACATGAACAGAATCTTAGCATGACTGATTTGTTATTCAACTAAACATTATAATAAGCTCAACTTGACATTATAAATCGAAAAGTCAATCCAGTAGAGTTAAAATACTGCGTTTGAGTTCTGTTTATATATTAATGGTTGCACATGATAGAGCGATATATGTTGCAAATTTGTCGGTGCTTCTTCGAGCTAATTATGTTTGCCATAAATAGGTGCACTTTGTTATTCAACATTCACTCAAAACAGTTATTTCAACCTTTCTATGCTTCAATAATGGTTTTTCCAAATCCTTTCtacttcttcgtgttcttcattatCCTCTTGTGTTCCAATGTTCTAGTTCAATCTGCTCGGACTTTTGATACTCAATCTAAAGTGCCTCAAAACAAAACTTTCCGCTACGTTGTCCAAGGCGAGTTTGAAGGATTGAATGTGGAATATTGGGCAGATTATCGTTTTATTGAAACCGGTGAAAATAATGTTCTTAGTTACCCATATGGGCTAATGTTCTACAACACTACTCCTGATGCACATGTTCTTGGCATAGGTGCCAATCTTCCTAATGATCAGTCAGAAACATTTTGGATTTGGGGTGCTAACAACAACAACCCAGTTCGTGAAAATTCCACTCTAACTTTCGGCACTGATGGTAACTTGGTGCTTGCAGATGTTGATGGTCGTATAGTTTGGCAAACTAAAACAGCCAACAAAGGTGTTACCGGTATGTCTATGCAGCGTAATGGGAATTTTGTACTTCACGATAAAAAAGGAAGGTTTATTTGGCAAAGTTTCCAGCACCCGACTAATACTATTGTAAGAGGTCAATCACTTAACCTCATGGGTGGTAAGAAACTCGTCAGTCGTACATCAGATAAGAACAGTCGCGATGGTTCTTTCAGCGCTGTGATCGACAAGAACGGATTCATCCTGTATCAAAATTCACAGAAAAGAGGCGGCTGGGAGGCAACGGGTCTTCTAAATGTAACATTTGATTCAATGCATGAACAACCGCAAACTACTACTTATTTGTTAACTCTAGGTTTGGCAAATCCAAAAGGAGTTCAGCCAAAACCAGCTGGTACTAATTCAAGGAAAGTTACACTCACGAAAATTAATTACCGCTATGAACATTCATTTCTCAGGTTAGAATCAGATGGTGATCTTGCAGGTTATACATTCTATGAAATGGATTCTTATTCTTTGTGGGCTAAAGATTATGCGTATTTTGGAAAGGTGCATAATGGGGGGTCACCACCTTATACACCACCAACATACGAGGGGCCATCGGGTTATAACCCGCCACCATATGAGGAGCCATCTGGTTATACCCCGCCACCACCATCGAGATTCTAACAACGGCCTCAGTCATTAATTCAAATACTAGTAAAAGTCAATAACTAGAGACTGAGCAACTCATGAATAAGAGTTTGCTTGGTGTCTCGGATATTCGCAGATCAAATTCCCATTCCCAAGTAATTTTTTGCTTCACACTgtttattattattaatccaaaaaaaaaaaaaaaagaggaaaagaaagaaagaaataacgAGATACATCTTGAAGAATCTAcggataaaaataattataagcaAAATCACTTGCACCAGCTAGAATAGTAAATCATACCATCCTTATATTGGAGGATGGTTTCTACTCATCGAAGCACCCCAATGAGAACTTTAGGTGATCGTTAAGAAATTCTGGGTTCGAAAGTAGAGCACGCCAGGTCTTGCATACACACCTACAAATTGAGATGGTTCTCCTAGGTAGCCTTACAAAGATCCGACTTAAAACCTTTTCTCGTAGGGAATTAGACtctacagcagcaacaacagaatcTCCACCAACACGAATGTGCTCCATTACCAGAAAACTTAATCGTGAAAGCAAAAACAAAACCAAAGCGTTTGAAACTGAAACTGAGAAAGAAAACTAAGAGAATACATGCATATAATAAGAAAGGTTTTTTTAATACTTAAACTAATCTCACTTGCCATATATAAACAAACGGGGGAAATAGAACTTGATTAGGAATCAGAAGCTTACTttacctagtttaattggggcccCAAAAATCAATTAGGGGCCTCCCACTAGAGGATAAAAAAGGTCATTAAAACTCATATTGAGTCATCCCTTAACCAAGatatttttaaatggctaaactgttcctgaatgattagtattaaaatttaattaaattaagttaattagtgtggttagattaaactcaaattttagatttttttttttttttgttgttatttgagttgagaagaagaagaggaggttttagaggaaaatttagggtttttagaagttagtaattcaagtaggggaaatgatgttggggaaggttcaagcaacaaagatgattgtgttgatggtaagattatcttaaattctcccatggattggatgtatgtcacaacacagagaaagagtcgtcaatgtcgagggatgtataccctaacgactctagaaagtcgtcaatgtattgacaccaaaaatgatgactcaaacctgcaacttttccaggttatgaaaaatcgtcagggtattaaaaattttcattgacgatcctcaacagtcgttaatgtttagactttttaagtgacgactctaaattgtcgaagattcattaatggcggaaatgtacgacagttttgggtcgtcataaaaatgatcagttccctgacgaccctttggaagggtcgttactgttttggttacgcatttgacgacttaaacagtcgttaatgttttagaaatgtcgttatagactgtcgttaatctctaaaaagagtcgttagtgtatgacagtgtagagtcgttattgttttgatcatgatgtatatgacgaccttaaactgtcgttaatgtcggtgaagggtcgttaatgaggatcgttacttgaaaaaaaatattaatcaaggataGAATAATATATTCATCTTCCGATTTTCACACCCCTGGAAAAATTTGGGGGGCAAACAAgattccatggcccccaattagaagTTATGGCCCCTAATTAAACTAGGTtactttagagcatctccaataaagggtgaaaatattttttttgaatgacacataggattttagacccccatttagtaaaaaaacatctccaatggTTTGGTCCTACAAACTAGGAGGGATCAAATACTAAATACTAAGGTGTTGAAGAAAGTCTTAACTACACCTTCGGATGACCCTTAACtaattccatgtcatcaattttattttaaaaaaataatttttaatttaGAATCAAGgtaaatattattttttaatgTTTATCTAAATCTAAAATACATTGTATATCCTAAACTAATGGAGATGAGTTTTAGTATAAAGGGTTTTATTAAAATTTAGGGATAAAATCTAAATAAACGGGGGTCTAGCAATGAcatccacgtaggatttttttgACCTACTGTTCGAGATGCTCTTATGAACTAAGTTTTTATgtgaaaaaaatcaatttcctgatttaaccatgaaagaAAAACAcgcaatttttataaaaataaaaaaataacaataaaaaaattattaaataacACTAATACTCTGAAAAGAGGAAACCTTTCTCAATGCGTTACCACTCCTGTAAAAGGAGAGCATTATTTCTTTCTGGTAACGTGGATATTATACTTTGGAAAGTTGCTTTTCCAACTCTTTTTAAACTGATATGGAGGTGTGTGAGCATATATCAGTGAAGAACATAGTTGTAAATTATTGGTTTTGGTTTTAAATCTCATACAACTGTAATGAGATTGATttcattattttgtatatatactacTTGCACAAATACATTGAATGAGTGAGGATCCTCATACTATAAttacataaaaataattaaatctattCCTATAAATTAATCAAAGAAATTAAAACTAATTACATCaatattattctttgcatgtactaatcttgTTTCCATATTCTTCATTGCATGCATTCAATCACATATTATTCTTTGTATGTACTGATCTTGTTTCCATATTCTTCATTGCATGCATTCAATCACATATTATTCTTTGTATGTACTGATCTTGTTTCCATATTCTTCATTGCATGCATTCAATCACATATTATTCTCTGCATGTACTAATCTTGTTTCCATATTCTTCATTGCATGTATTTAATATGTGTTGATATTATTATATATTTGCATGTgttaatacccccctcaagttggagcggtaGAGCCTGAACGAATTCCCACTTGCGAACTAGACGACCAAATTGCGGAGCTCCCAAAGGCTTAGTAAAAACATCAGCCAGTTGATCAGAAGACATAAGATGTTTTGGTAGAATCAATCAACTTATTAACTTTtcacgaaaaaaataaaaatcaatctcGATGTGTTTAGTACGCTCGTGAAATACCGGATTTTGAGCAATATGAATTGCTGCTTGACTATCACAAGAAACAGTGATAGGAAGAGGACAAGAAATGTGCATGTCTTTGAAGAGATAAACTAACCATTGAAGCTCAACAGTTAGATTTGCTAAAgaacgatattcagcttcagctgATGAACGAGCCACAGTAGGTTGTTTTTTTGATTTCCAAGAAATTGGACTATTACCTAAGGTAACAAAATATCCAGTGGTAGAACGACGAGTAATTGGGTAGCCTTCCCAATCAGAGTCTGTGTAACCATGAATAGAAAGAGAACTGGATGAGGACAAGAATATGCCATGTCCAATGGTTcccttgagatatcttagaatgCGATGAGCATCATCCATATGAGCTGATCTTGGATGTTGCAAAAATTGACTCAGATAATTAACTGAGTATGTGATATCTGGTCGTGTTACCGTAAGATATAACAAACGACCTATTAAACAACGAAAGCATCTTGGATCAGTCAATTCCGTACCATCTGTAGGAAGCAACTTGAGTTTTGTATCCATTGGAAAAGTTGATGTACGAGCCCCTGTGAGGCCGGAATCCTTAAGGATATCaagtatatattttctttgacatagAAATATACCCTTTGATGAGCGAGAAACTTCAATGCCCAAAAAATACTTCAAACGACCAAGATCCTTGATTGAAAAATGTGAAGCGACACGCAATTTGAGAGAATTAATGAAGTTATTATCTGTACCAGTGATggtaatatcatcaacatagacaagAAAAAATATAGAGGTTGTACCACGATGATATATGAAAATAGAGTTATCACATAAGGATTTAGTAAAACCTTCAGATAACAAAACTGAAGAAAGCTTCGCAAACCATTGGCGAGaggcttgtttcaaaccatatagAGACTTTTTAAGTTTAAAAACTTTGGAATCACCTGGACGTGTCATACCTGGTGGcatcttcatgtaaatttcttcatccaaaTCACCTTGAAGAGACGCATTTTTGACATCAAGTTGATAAAGAGACCATCCCTTAATAGCTTCAATAGATAATAAGACACGAACAGTAACCAACTTAGCTACTGGTGCAAAGGTATCATAGTAGTCTATACCCTCTTGTTGTGTGTAGCCTTTGCCTACCAGTCGAGCCTTGTAACGTTCAACTGTACCATCAGCATTGAACTTGATTTTAAAAACCCATTTGCAGCCAATGGCTGTTTTACCAGGTGATAAATCTACTAATATCCATGTATTGTTGGCGTCCAAAGCAATGATTTCCTTGGCCATGGATGCACGCCATTTCGGACATTTATTTTCCTGAGAGAATGATCTCGGTTCATCAGTGAGAATAACTGAATCTAAAAAAGCTTTGTGTGAAGGAGTGAATTTTTCGAAGGACAAATAATTTGTCATTGGATACAGTGATGAAGATGCATCCGTAGTAGAAAAACAATGGTAATCCTTTTAAATAGGGTGGTGCATTACGAGAACGAGATGGATGTGAAGGTATTGCTGATGATGGAATCTCTGTAGAGATAGGCACCTGATTACGTGGAGATGTCGCTGATTGTCCTGGCAATACGACAAGTGACGAAACTACCGGAACAATAATAATATCGGTAGAAATTGATTCTGCAGGACGTACAGAAGACGAGTGACTCATGGAATTGCGTGTAGCAATAGTTGGTTGTGCAGCAGAATCATGAGAAGGTACGACAAGATCTGAATGCTCAGAATGCGACTGAGACTGAGAGCATGGGATAGAATACTCAGGACTTAGAATATCACCACATGATTGGGACTGAAATATGGGGTCGTAATAAGAATAATCAGGCTGTGAAGGCTCAACAGgaactgatggtgatgaagaaataTCTTTAAAAGGAAATGTATGTTCATGAAACACTACATCGTGTGATACATACACACATTTTGATTACAGATCAAAAAATTTATAACCCTTTTGGCCATGCGGATATCCGATGAAAATTCCAGGCTTAGCACGTTGGTCGAATTTTTTACAAATACGTATATTTATGCCAAAACAAAGGAAACCAAACACTCGGAGATGTGAATAATCTGGTGGTGAATTGAGAAGTAACTCATGTGGATATTTATGAGATAATACCGGTGTTGGTAATTTTTTAATCAAATATGTTGCAGCTAAAACGCATTCTCCCCAAAATTGGATGGGTAAATTGGCTTGAAAGCGTAAAGACCTTGCAACGTTGAGCAAGTGATGATGCTTGCATTCAACAATACCATTTTGTTGTGGCGTATATACACAACTAGTTTGATGGAGAATtccattttgatgaaaccaagatTGAAGTTCCTTTGATTTGAACTCAGACCCATTATTAGACCTGAAAGTCTGTAGTTGAGGAATAATTAATGAATTGGTACCAGAGGAGATGCTAGTAATGTGATGCGCAAATTGTTTTATAACAAAGGCAAAGAAATATTAGAGAAACTTCAAAGTTTCAGACTTTACTTTCATCAAAAATACCCATGTACATCTAGAGTAATCATTTACTattgtaagaaaatattttgCACCAGTTAAAGAGGCAGTAGAAAAAGGACCCCATATGTCAGCATGAATTAATTGAAATGGATTCTTCgataaagaaacacttttatTAAACTTGAGACGAGATTATTTTGCCCGTGGGCATACGTcacataagtgtttaaatgaagaacgaacataagaaaaattacgagctaaaaaattaaaacaatccATATGTGGATGAACGAGACGACAGTGCCATATATCCACTGGTTTATTAGCAGCTAAAGATGAAACTGATGGTTGGAAACTTAAATGATAGAGGCCAGCGATGCACctactccatccaatct
Coding sequences within:
- the LOC113272023 gene encoding EP1-like glycoprotein 2 — encoded protein: MVFPNPFYFFVFFIILLCSNVLVQSARTFDTQSKVPQNKTFRYVVQGEFEGLNVEYWADYRFIETGENNVLSYPYGLMFYNTTPDAHVLGIGANLPNDQSETFWIWGANNNNPVRENSTLTFGTDGNLVLADVDGRIVWQTKTANKGVTGMSMQRNGNFVLHDKKGRFIWQSFQHPTNTIVRGQSLNLMGGKKLVSRTSDKNSRDGSFSAVIDKNGFILYQNSQKRGGWEATGLLNVTFDSMHEQPQTTTYLLTLGLANPKGVQPKPAGTNSRKVTLTKINYRYEHSFLRLESDGDLAGYTFYEMDSYSLWAKDYAYFGKVHNGGSPPYTPPTYEGPSGYNPPPYEEPSGYTPPPPSRF